From a single Microbacterium terrisoli genomic region:
- a CDS encoding serine hydrolase domain-containing protein: MASPESQGLRAASVLRLIDELERGGLDPHALTIARAGQVLFRGAWQPWSLEAPSLVYSVSKTFTATAIGLLEADGLIDVEAPVDRYLGGDNPYGLTVRHLLTMNTGHSRDQTAALPFSIPAVLESPRDYAPGSHFAYNSPASYALSAIATAVGGRSLTDLLQERLFGPLGIGRRWWIPLDGIDQGFSGLHLDIDDMTRMGIALADGGRFGGRQVIPQSFIREATKPWSDTREPDDDGTGGDWSRGYGYQLWRSRHGYRLDGAYGQFVVVVPETGIVVAYQGSTTRAENTLEAIWRLIESFSDAAVDDSPADAAELAGRAASLDSWDARSLWEQSADAVPDAASWTLVDDADRPDRWELITDRGRIVVTADGWQRTVLTAADASGDNADATDADAARSIVVAARGENRGEGSTVVQLVVPTSPHRAIVTRKGNELRATWHTTPLWHPSIETLAVPDRLAHRHAH; the protein is encoded by the coding sequence GTGGCCTCTCCCGAAAGCCAGGGTCTGCGGGCAGCGTCCGTGCTGCGTCTGATCGACGAGCTCGAGCGCGGCGGGCTCGACCCCCACGCACTGACCATCGCCCGCGCCGGCCAGGTGCTGTTCCGCGGCGCGTGGCAGCCGTGGTCGCTCGAGGCCCCGTCGCTGGTCTACTCGGTCTCCAAGACCTTCACGGCGACGGCGATCGGCCTGCTCGAGGCCGACGGTCTGATCGATGTCGAAGCGCCGGTCGACCGCTACCTCGGGGGAGACAATCCCTACGGGCTGACCGTGCGGCATCTGCTGACCATGAACACCGGGCACAGCCGAGACCAGACGGCGGCACTGCCGTTCTCCATCCCGGCCGTGCTCGAAAGTCCGCGCGACTACGCGCCGGGCAGCCATTTCGCCTACAACTCCCCGGCCAGCTACGCGCTCTCGGCCATCGCCACGGCCGTCGGCGGCCGATCACTCACCGACCTCCTCCAGGAACGGCTGTTCGGCCCGCTCGGGATCGGACGCCGCTGGTGGATTCCACTGGACGGCATCGACCAGGGGTTCTCCGGCCTGCACCTCGACATCGACGACATGACGAGGATGGGGATCGCCCTCGCGGACGGCGGGCGGTTCGGCGGCCGCCAGGTGATCCCGCAAAGCTTCATCCGGGAAGCGACGAAACCCTGGTCCGACACCCGCGAGCCCGACGACGACGGCACCGGAGGGGACTGGTCGCGCGGATACGGCTACCAGCTCTGGCGCAGCAGGCACGGGTACCGGCTCGACGGCGCCTACGGCCAGTTCGTCGTGGTCGTCCCCGAGACCGGCATCGTCGTTGCCTACCAGGGCTCGACCACGCGGGCCGAGAACACACTGGAGGCGATCTGGCGACTGATCGAGTCGTTCTCCGACGCCGCGGTCGATGACAGCCCTGCCGACGCTGCCGAACTCGCGGGCCGCGCCGCGTCGCTGGACTCCTGGGATGCACGATCGCTGTGGGAGCAGTCCGCGGACGCGGTGCCGGATGCGGCATCCTGGACCCTCGTCGACGACGCAGACCGACCCGACCGCTGGGAGCTCATCACCGATCGGGGCCGGATCGTCGTCACGGCGGACGGCTGGCAGCGCACCGTGCTCACGGCTGCCGACGCATCCGGTGACAACGCAGACGCCACCGACGCAGACGCCGCCCGGTCGATCGTCGTCGCAGCCCGGGGCGAGAACCGCGGTGAGGGAAGCACGGTGGTCCAGCTGGTGGTGCCGACCTCGCCGCACCGCGCGATCGTCACACGAAAAGGCAACGAGCTGCGCGCGACGTGGCACACCACTCCCCTGTGGCACCCGTCGATCGAGACCCTCGCCGTGCCCGACCGGCTCGCGCACAGGCACGCGCACTGA